A single Aggregatilinea lenta DNA region contains:
- a CDS encoding glutaredoxin family protein has protein sequence MDYEIVMYSRFSPCPYIRRAKRVLDRENIPYRELLIDRDPVAKQRVLDWTGFLSVPTIIVARPGEDLPYEDPAPLAAGESPRNVDRGSMITEPGEIPLENWLRKHGFIK, from the coding sequence ATGGACTATGAGATCGTGATGTACAGCCGTTTTTCGCCATGTCCCTACATTCGCCGGGCCAAGCGCGTGCTCGACCGCGAGAATATCCCCTACCGCGAGCTGCTGATCGACCGGGACCCGGTCGCCAAGCAGCGCGTGCTGGACTGGACCGGCTTCCTGTCCGTACCCACCATCATCGTGGCGCGCCCCGGCGAGGACCTGCCCTACGAAGATCCGGCTCCGCTGGCGGCGGGCGAAAGTCCGCGCAACGTGGACCGGGGCAGCATGATCACCGAACCGGGCGAAATCCCGTTGGAAAACTGGCTGCGCAAGCACGGCTTCATAAAATAG
- a CDS encoding class I SAM-dependent methyltransferase: MSKSTSAPSATILALLQRYSYRRYLALQAGLFVRRGEAVSRPARWSRALRAFFKYPLTQDRARPFLSFPDHPVALKMREEVVESNRRVDALGLVPHKALEKNWDFLNAFSAILLRDRLDDVVVDMGSGRNSVILRWLALYGYKRLYGCDLIAEPHVEGPVEYTVQNIEQTNYPDHFADVITCLSVIEHGVDTVRFLAECERLLKPGGLLIISTDYWQTPLDLEGVEDELGPVHIFSAESLKAALFDPAEQGGLRVAGQPDFTCDQPVVARPSVPQIDGKYTFYFMRFQKAQIP; this comes from the coding sequence ATGAGCAAATCGACTTCTGCGCCAAGCGCCACGATTCTCGCACTGCTGCAGCGCTATTCTTACCGGCGCTACCTGGCCCTTCAGGCCGGGCTTTTTGTCCGGCGTGGGGAGGCCGTGTCGCGACCTGCGCGCTGGAGCCGGGCACTGCGCGCGTTCTTCAAATACCCCCTCACGCAGGACCGCGCGCGTCCCTTTCTGTCGTTCCCCGATCATCCTGTCGCGCTCAAGATGCGGGAAGAAGTCGTCGAAAGTAACCGGCGGGTTGACGCACTCGGACTGGTTCCACACAAAGCGCTTGAAAAGAACTGGGACTTTCTCAATGCCTTTAGTGCTATCTTGCTCCGGGACCGTCTCGACGACGTGGTTGTCGATATGGGCAGCGGTCGCAACTCGGTGATCCTCAGGTGGCTGGCGCTGTATGGGTATAAGCGCCTGTACGGCTGCGACTTGATTGCCGAGCCACACGTTGAAGGCCCGGTAGAATATACCGTTCAAAATATCGAGCAGACGAATTATCCCGATCACTTTGCGGACGTCATTACCTGCCTGTCCGTCATCGAGCATGGCGTCGATACGGTCCGGTTCCTGGCGGAATGCGAACGGCTGCTGAAGCCGGGGGGCCTGTTAATCATCTCAACGGATTACTGGCAGACACCGCTGGATCTGGAGGGTGTGGAGGACGAACTTGGCCCCGTGCACATCTTCTCGGCAGAATCGCTCAAGGCGGCGCTGTTCGATCCGGCGGAACAGGGCGGGCTGCGCGTAGCTGGCCAGCCCGACTTTACCTGTGACCAGCCGGTCGTTGCGCGTCCGTCCGTCCCTCAAATTGATGGGAAGTACACGTTTTACTTCATGCGCTTCCAGAAAGCACAGATCCCGTAA
- a CDS encoding TolB family protein, translating into MKWRCLITLTIGAAILFQSEAKVTSGVYTNDVIAYISGGLEINIYLLDLDHDEPIKLAHGLAPAWSSDGCNIAYRSGTDIYIIPARLSAANSPTQRIEAIQTDYEDPSWSPDGTNLALSSGREGYWGLDILHLKDMSFLRVTDATLHPFSSDWSPAGDLIAFDAKKDDNFDIFTITVDGSELHPLTNDPGKDLEPDWSPDGNQIAFSSDRDGNWELYVMNADGSHVRRLTFNEGTDAEPDWSPDGKRITFSSNRSGVWQIYIMDADGSHVRQITDAFVTSQSPQWRPMPCPTIVR; encoded by the coding sequence ATGAAATGGCGTTGTCTTATAACTCTGACGATAGGGGCGGCAATTCTATTCCAATCGGAGGCCAAGGTTACATCCGGCGTCTATACAAACGATGTGATTGCCTACATTTCTGGGGGACTTGAGATTAATATATACCTTCTGGACTTGGATCACGATGAGCCAATTAAACTGGCGCACGGACTTGCTCCCGCATGGTCATCCGATGGGTGCAACATAGCCTATAGATCGGGCACAGACATTTATATCATCCCGGCAAGGCTATCAGCAGCTAATAGCCCCACGCAACGCATTGAAGCTATCCAGACTGATTATGAAGATCCTAGCTGGTCACCTGATGGTACAAACCTGGCACTATCATCTGGAAGAGAGGGTTATTGGGGTCTGGACATACTGCATCTCAAAGACATGAGTTTCCTTCGCGTGACAGATGCCACACTACACCCGTTTAGTTCCGATTGGTCGCCCGCTGGCGATCTGATCGCTTTTGACGCCAAAAAAGATGATAACTTTGATATTTTCACCATCACGGTTGATGGTTCTGAACTTCATCCTCTCACGAATGATCCCGGAAAGGATCTTGAGCCCGACTGGTCTCCGGACGGCAATCAGATTGCTTTTTCATCGGATCGGGACGGTAACTGGGAACTGTATGTTATGAATGCCGACGGCTCACATGTCAGGCGGCTAACGTTTAATGAAGGAACTGACGCTGAACCCGATTGGTCCCCTGATGGAAAACGCATTACGTTTAGCTCTAACCGGAGTGGGGTTTGGCAAATTTACATCATGGATGCGGATGGGTCTCATGTGAGGCAGATTACAGATGCCTTCGTAACAAGTCAATCGCCACAGTGGAGACCAATGCCCTGCCCGACAATAGTTCGGTAG
- a CDS encoding HD domain-containing protein, whose product MITVEFARPLYDGSDPIHDFDHVLRVLALARRIGQAEGANLAVVETAVLLHDIHRADEDQGHAAGDAKVGDHALLAADAARKILARQDPPPSNDFVDAVAHCIAAHRFRNSIDPQTIEAKTVFDADKLDAIGAIGIARAYAYGGMMGQRLWGEVPDGYAGDGPDHTAYHEFVYKLSKIQDRLTTATGRAIARERHAAMVAYFERLRAEIEGRA is encoded by the coding sequence ATGATCACCGTCGAGTTTGCGCGTCCCCTTTACGATGGCAGCGATCCGATCCACGACTTCGACCACGTGCTGCGCGTGCTGGCGCTGGCGCGGCGCATCGGGCAGGCGGAAGGCGCGAATCTGGCCGTGGTTGAGACGGCGGTGCTGCTGCACGACATCCACCGCGCCGACGAGGACCAGGGCCACGCGGCAGGCGATGCCAAAGTGGGCGATCACGCGCTACTGGCCGCCGACGCCGCCCGGAAAATCCTGGCCCGGCAGGACCCGCCGCCCTCGAACGACTTCGTCGACGCCGTGGCGCACTGCATCGCCGCGCACCGCTTCCGCAACAGCATCGATCCGCAGACCATTGAGGCTAAGACCGTGTTTGACGCGGACAAGCTGGACGCCATCGGCGCGATCGGCATCGCGCGCGCCTACGCCTACGGCGGCATGATGGGCCAGCGGCTGTGGGGCGAGGTCCCTGACGGCTACGCGGGCGATGGGCCGGATCACACCGCGTATCACGAGTTCGTCTACAAGCTGTCCAAGATCCAGGACCGGCTGACGACCGCCACCGGGCGCGCCATCGCACGCGAGCGCCACGCTGCGATGGTCGCCTACTTCGAGCGGCTGCGCGCCGAAATCGAGGGCCGGGCCTAG
- a CDS encoding DUF47 domain-containing protein has protein sequence MINVVLTAVRSFPQRVRDRFTRRPDRFIVRIQQQCELNVEAAGALLDYMAKPSKKNAQRVQQLEKNADEIRRMLVDELNRTFVTPIDREDIYSLSRAIDDILDDTWFTINEMDILAVTPNSFLSEMASLLSQGAEEIKLALDRLTHHPNVASSHAIRARSVNNEMETLYATALADLFKKPKDLDSVVMMLKLREIYRHLFHAADRIGDVANIVDDIVVKFF, from the coding sequence ATGATTAACGTCGTACTCACGGCGGTTCGCAGCTTTCCCCAACGCGTGCGCGACCGCTTTACCCGCCGCCCCGATCGCTTTATCGTTCGCATCCAGCAGCAGTGCGAGCTGAACGTCGAGGCTGCCGGGGCGCTGTTGGATTACATGGCTAAGCCAAGCAAAAAGAACGCGCAGCGCGTGCAGCAGCTCGAAAAGAACGCGGACGAGATCCGGCGCATGCTGGTGGACGAGCTGAACCGCACGTTCGTCACCCCCATCGACCGCGAAGATATATACTCCCTGTCGCGCGCGATCGACGACATTCTGGACGACACGTGGTTCACCATCAACGAGATGGACATCCTCGCCGTGACGCCTAACAGCTTTTTGTCGGAGATGGCCTCGCTGCTCAGCCAGGGCGCGGAGGAAATCAAGCTGGCGCTCGACCGGCTGACCCATCACCCTAACGTCGCCAGCTCGCACGCCATCCGCGCGCGCAGCGTCAACAACGAGATGGAAACGCTCTACGCCACGGCGCTGGCGGATCTGTTCAAGAAGCCCAAAGATCTGGACAGCGTGGTGATGATGCTGAAGCTGCGCGAGATCTACCGCCACCTGTTCCACGCGGCAGATCGCATCGGGGATGTGGCAAACATCGTGGACGACATCGTGGTCAAGTTCTTTTAG
- a CDS encoding glycosyltransferase family 2 protein: MSSTTFVSIVLPTYNGAAYLRQAIQSVLDQTHIHWELIIVDSFSTDETPAIIEEFGRRDSRITSIQHPKEAGRLPGALNAGFQRAQGEYHTWLSDDNFYRPQALDVMATILDQSVSVGLVYSDYTVTYEDSPITELKRAPAFEQLAEKNIVTPSFMYRQTVYHVLGGYRTQFFLAEDYDFWLRAAAIVTFQPVHQDLHGYRFHHGALTATYQTREKDDVAERVLLDNLAHSAWLQRRYRRGLAFLYLAQIAGRQGHTLPRASYVLRAAWNAPFLVFRRLVLWIISLTVGKHTARRISRSYVALKARLRGGG; the protein is encoded by the coding sequence ATGTCCAGTACGACGTTCGTTTCGATTGTGCTCCCCACCTACAACGGCGCTGCCTATTTACGTCAGGCGATTCAAAGCGTCCTCGACCAAACCCATATCCATTGGGAGCTGATCATTGTCGATAGTTTTTCCACCGACGAAACTCCGGCCATCATCGAGGAATTTGGTCGTCGGGACTCCCGCATCACGAGCATCCAGCACCCTAAAGAAGCGGGCAGACTGCCCGGTGCGTTGAACGCGGGCTTCCAGCGGGCACAAGGTGAATACCATACCTGGCTATCCGACGACAACTTCTATCGCCCGCAAGCGCTCGACGTCATGGCAACGATTTTGGATCAATCTGTCAGCGTAGGGTTGGTATATTCGGATTACACGGTCACCTATGAGGATTCACCCATAACCGAGCTTAAACGTGCGCCCGCGTTTGAACAATTAGCCGAGAAAAATATAGTTACGCCGTCCTTCATGTACCGGCAGACAGTATATCATGTTCTGGGAGGCTACCGTACCCAGTTTTTCCTGGCCGAAGACTATGATTTCTGGCTGCGTGCCGCAGCTATTGTCACCTTCCAACCGGTACACCAGGATCTCCACGGGTATCGTTTCCACCACGGCGCGCTGACCGCCACCTATCAGACGCGCGAAAAAGACGATGTCGCTGAGCGCGTGCTGCTCGACAATCTGGCACACAGCGCCTGGTTGCAACGGCGATACCGGCGCGGGCTGGCGTTCCTCTATCTGGCCCAAATTGCGGGACGGCAAGGGCACACCCTGCCGCGCGCCAGCTACGTCCTGCGCGCGGCCTGGAACGCGCCGTTTCTCGTCTTCCGGCGGTTGGTACTGTGGATCATCAGTCTGACGGTGGGCAAACACACGGCGCGGCGCATCAGCCGGAGTTACGTCGCGTTGAAGGCCAGGCTGCGCGGCGGTGGCTGA
- a CDS encoding polymer-forming cytoskeletal protein, with amino-acid sequence MAAFCTRHKRLVFLLALLLLAVGVTSQVEASDGLRGDRCVVGADEHIVEDFFFICRVLEIHGTIDGDLLGIASNVTLAPSAVVTGDIWVAGGKVDVQGTVGDDVHFIGVSVTIADQARFTNPRTDLMSIALNTTVSQGSRIPGDLLVYGYQAQVDGTIGGDIDFSGETLIVNGAVEGRIDASVGDARRSTDIPDLPFYDVSFSNPGLQIAQDAQVVGDLSYEAPTISEIPSGVVGGSTSFTQIVSQPDIIHAEQPEAAARIMKTYAVNAVRDLITLLLIGAVGLRVVPNFVTQPAQNVRKRMIPTIGWGLVTFMLSFPLAVILVLISLIALLLLIAIGLTELSIVSAVALFAVNLGLIGGFWFMLLFMGRVVVSFALGQLIYRHVLRIQQTGTYKRWITMLALGGGVFVLLTNLPVPAAGITIELVAALAGIGAIVVYVRSLVYASQVAAEENQTIPALVSANEVRLPAMPREKEVPPGMENLPPGFTGFGDE; translated from the coding sequence ATGGCTGCTTTTTGCACGCGCCACAAACGATTGGTCTTTCTGCTGGCCCTTCTACTGCTCGCCGTTGGCGTGACCAGCCAGGTCGAGGCATCCGACGGGTTGCGCGGGGATCGCTGCGTGGTGGGGGCAGACGAGCACATCGTCGAGGACTTCTTCTTCATCTGCCGCGTGCTGGAAATCCACGGAACCATCGACGGTGACCTGCTCGGCATCGCGTCGAACGTCACCCTCGCTCCTTCGGCGGTTGTCACCGGCGACATCTGGGTCGCGGGCGGCAAGGTGGACGTGCAGGGCACGGTCGGCGACGACGTGCACTTCATCGGCGTGAGCGTCACCATTGCGGATCAGGCCCGCTTCACCAATCCGCGCACGGACTTGATGAGCATCGCACTCAACACCACCGTCAGCCAGGGCAGCCGCATTCCCGGCGACCTGCTGGTCTATGGCTATCAGGCGCAGGTGGACGGCACCATCGGCGGTGACATCGACTTCAGCGGCGAGACGCTGATCGTCAACGGGGCCGTCGAGGGGCGCATCGACGCGTCGGTGGGCGACGCCCGGCGCAGCACGGACATCCCCGATCTGCCATTCTACGACGTATCGTTCAGCAACCCCGGCCTGCAAATCGCGCAAGACGCGCAGGTGGTGGGCGACCTGAGCTACGAAGCGCCGACCATCAGCGAGATTCCGTCCGGCGTTGTCGGCGGCAGCACCAGCTTCACGCAGATCGTCTCCCAACCGGACATCATCCACGCCGAACAGCCCGAAGCCGCTGCGCGCATCATGAAGACCTACGCCGTGAACGCCGTGCGCGACCTGATCACGCTGCTGCTCATCGGCGCGGTTGGGCTGCGTGTCGTGCCGAACTTCGTGACGCAGCCCGCGCAAAACGTGCGCAAACGTATGATCCCGACCATCGGCTGGGGACTGGTCACGTTCATGTTGTCGTTCCCGCTGGCCGTGATCCTGGTCCTCATCAGCCTGATCGCGCTGCTGCTGCTGATCGCCATCGGACTGACGGAGTTGTCGATCGTGTCTGCTGTGGCCCTGTTCGCCGTCAACCTGGGCCTGATCGGCGGGTTCTGGTTCATGCTGTTGTTCATGGGGCGCGTGGTTGTCAGCTTCGCGTTGGGCCAGCTCATTTACCGTCACGTGCTGCGCATCCAGCAGACCGGCACCTACAAGCGCTGGATCACGATGCTGGCGCTGGGCGGCGGCGTCTTCGTGCTGCTGACCAACTTGCCGGTTCCGGCGGCGGGCATCACCATCGAGCTGGTCGCGGCGCTGGCAGGCATCGGCGCGATCGTGGTCTACGTGCGCAGCCTCGTGTACGCGTCGCAGGTCGCCGCCGAGGAAAACCAGACGATCCCGGCGCTGGTGTCGGCCAACGAAGTCCGGCTGCCCGCCATGCCTCGGGAAAAAGAAGTGCCGCCCGGCATGGAAAACCTGCCGCCGGGCTTCACCGGCTTTGGCGATGAATAA
- a CDS encoding VOC family protein, protein MLTNAPIAAMLPVVNLDRAREFYEDKLGLSLYEDMSSADTVMYQCGQGTMLGVYQRATPTTADHTAASWLVDDLEGTIKTLSAKGVRFEHYDMPGLKTNEMGIAELGRERGAWFKDPEGNILAVVQMI, encoded by the coding sequence ATGCTCACCAATGCCCCCATCGCAGCCATGTTACCCGTCGTCAATTTAGATCGTGCGCGCGAGTTCTATGAGGATAAGCTGGGCCTATCGCTTTATGAAGACATGTCTAGCGCGGATACGGTGATGTATCAGTGCGGCCAGGGAACTATGCTTGGGGTCTACCAGCGTGCGACGCCGACCACCGCGGATCACACCGCGGCGTCGTGGCTGGTGGACGACCTTGAGGGAACCATCAAGACGTTAAGCGCAAAGGGAGTCCGGTTTGAACACTACGATATGCCGGGCTTGAAAACAAACGAAATGGGTATCGCGGAGCTAGGGCGAGAACGGGGTGCCTGGTTCAAGGACCCGGAGGGGAATATCCTCGCCGTCGTTCAAATGATTTAA
- a CDS encoding bifunctional phosphoglucose/phosphomannose isomerase, whose protein sequence is MNLDDLNLLRDVDKDDMLFHVDNFANQLEQAWALAATLPLPDSHRHPRQIVVCGMGGSAIGGDLTAALVAGTAPVPISVVRGYDLPAYVGGPETLVVASSFSGGTEETLSAVDVAIERGASLLAITTGGKLAAHAQQHGYPLWQFDYKSQPRAALGWSFGMLIGLMYRLGYAPDLDADLSEGLALLREQQPEYAPGNPAATNPAKRGAGQMMGRIPMFVGSGPFEPVARRWKTQLNENSKVWSQWEPMPEMNHNAVVGIEYPDDLLRHVCALFITSSQFDHPRVALRNQLTYTLFLEHGIMADRFQPRGASLLAQMLHAIQFGDYVSYYVAIGYKADPTLIEPIVELKALMAEHA, encoded by the coding sequence ATGAACCTTGATGATCTGAACCTCCTCCGTGACGTTGACAAAGACGATATGCTGTTCCACGTGGACAATTTTGCGAACCAGCTCGAACAGGCCTGGGCGCTCGCCGCGACCCTGCCGCTGCCGGACTCGCACCGCCACCCGCGCCAGATCGTGGTGTGCGGCATGGGCGGTTCGGCCATCGGCGGCGACCTGACCGCCGCGCTGGTCGCCGGGACGGCTCCGGTGCCGATCTCGGTCGTGCGCGGTTACGACCTGCCCGCCTACGTCGGCGGGCCGGAGACGCTCGTCGTCGCCAGCAGTTTTTCCGGCGGCACGGAAGAGACGCTCTCCGCCGTAGACGTGGCGATCGAGCGCGGCGCGAGCCTGCTGGCAATCACCACGGGCGGCAAGCTGGCCGCCCATGCGCAGCAGCACGGCTATCCGCTGTGGCAGTTCGACTACAAGAGCCAGCCGCGCGCCGCCCTGGGTTGGAGCTTCGGTATGCTCATCGGCCTGATGTACCGCCTGGGCTACGCGCCGGACCTGGACGCCGACCTGAGCGAAGGGCTTGCCCTGCTGCGCGAGCAGCAGCCGGAATACGCGCCCGGCAATCCCGCCGCCACCAACCCGGCCAAGCGCGGCGCGGGCCAGATGATGGGCCGCATCCCGATGTTCGTCGGCAGCGGGCCGTTCGAGCCGGTCGCGCGGCGCTGGAAGACCCAGCTCAACGAAAACTCGAAGGTCTGGTCGCAGTGGGAGCCGATGCCGGAGATGAACCACAACGCGGTGGTCGGCATCGAATATCCCGACGACCTGCTGCGCCACGTCTGCGCGCTGTTCATCACGTCGTCCCAGTTCGACCACCCGCGCGTCGCGCTGCGCAACCAGCTCACCTACACGCTGTTTTTGGAGCACGGCATCATGGCCGACCGCTTCCAGCCGCGCGGCGCGTCGCTGCTGGCGCAGATGCTGCACGCGATCCAGTTCGGCGACTACGTGAGCTACTACGTTGCCATCGGCTACAAGGCCGACCCGACCCTGATCGAGCCGATCGTCGAGCTGAAGGCCCTGATGGCCGAGCACGCCTGA
- a CDS encoding hydroxyacid dehydrogenase, with translation MTYVVLVPDSLEAKGLDVLRSSDGVEVNAPGKMNRDQTLAAVPAAHALIVRSDTKVDTELLDHAQNLRFVVRAGVGVDNIDLDECTRRRVVVMNAPDGNTISTAELTFALILSLARHIPAADASMRTGKWDRKKFMGTQLAGKTLGIIGFGRVGRAVAERAQAFGMTEVAYDPFVPERVARHLGLSIVPRLEDLFVEADIITLHALVTDDTRGLINAENIAKMKDGVRIINAARGKLINAADLAEALKSGKVAGAAIDVYDTEPPTPDNPLLGLPNVIYTPHLGASTVEAQEAVAEQAAQQIVNALFHDRFDNVRNRAVFDTL, from the coding sequence ATGACCTATGTAGTGCTCGTACCGGACAGCCTGGAAGCCAAGGGCCTTGACGTGCTGCGCAGCTCGGACGGCGTCGAAGTCAACGCGCCGGGCAAGATGAATCGCGACCAGACACTGGCTGCCGTGCCCGCTGCCCACGCGTTGATCGTGCGCAGCGACACGAAAGTCGATACGGAACTGCTCGACCACGCGCAAAATCTGCGCTTCGTCGTGCGCGCAGGCGTCGGCGTGGACAACATTGACCTGGACGAATGCACGCGCCGCCGCGTGGTCGTCATGAACGCCCCGGACGGCAACACGATCAGCACCGCCGAGCTGACCTTCGCGCTGATCCTGTCCCTGGCCCGGCACATCCCCGCCGCCGACGCGTCGATGCGCACCGGGAAGTGGGATCGCAAAAAATTCATGGGCACGCAGCTCGCGGGCAAGACGCTGGGCATCATCGGCTTCGGGCGCGTGGGGCGCGCCGTGGCGGAGCGTGCGCAGGCGTTCGGCATGACCGAGGTCGCCTACGATCCGTTCGTGCCGGAGCGGGTCGCGCGCCACCTGGGCCTGTCGATCGTGCCGCGCCTGGAAGACCTGTTTGTCGAGGCGGACATCATCACGCTGCACGCCCTCGTCACCGACGACACACGCGGCCTGATCAATGCCGAGAACATCGCCAAGATGAAGGATGGCGTGCGGATCATCAACGCCGCGCGCGGCAAGCTGATCAACGCCGCCGACCTGGCCGAGGCGCTCAAGAGCGGCAAGGTCGCGGGGGCGGCCATCGACGTGTACGATACGGAACCGCCCACGCCGGATAACCCGCTGCTGGGCCTGCCCAACGTGATCTACACGCCGCACCTGGGAGCCAGCACCGTCGAAGCGCAGGAAGCCGTCGCGGAGCAGGCCGCGCAGCAGATCGTGAACGCGCTGTTCCACGACCGCTTCGACAACGTGCGCAACCGCGCCGTGTTCGATACGCTGTAG
- a CDS encoding pyridoxal-phosphate-dependent aminotransferase family protein, translated as MSPNQPDHVRLFIPGPVEVRREILEAQSEWMIGHRSGEFADLYARIQGKLQQTFYTENPVYIYTSSGSGIWESASRCTVREDAKILHLTCGAFSERWADVSRVNGKDVDLIAVEWGQAIKPDQLEDALKHGQYDAVACVMNETATGVRNPVEEYARIMENYPDTLFLVDVVSIYCGAKVDVDAWGIDVCLTSTQKAFALPPGMAFGAVSPAVLERAKDVKNRGYYFDVLEIDKHHRKNNTPATPPVSLMFAADKQLDDILAEGLEARFARTEHMAQMTRDWAARAGFEMFSEDGYHSPTVSNVANNREIDIAALNKFLRARGMVISNGYGKLKGQAFRIAHMGDTQPADLEALFAAMDDFLQQQG; from the coding sequence ATGTCACCGAACCAACCCGATCACGTTCGTCTTTTTATCCCTGGCCCGGTTGAAGTCCGGCGCGAGATCCTGGAAGCGCAGTCTGAATGGATGATCGGCCACCGCTCCGGCGAGTTTGCCGACCTGTACGCGCGCATCCAGGGCAAGCTGCAGCAAACGTTTTATACCGAGAACCCGGTCTACATTTACACCTCGTCGGGCAGCGGCATCTGGGAATCGGCTTCGCGCTGTACGGTGCGTGAAGATGCGAAGATCCTCCACCTGACCTGCGGCGCATTCAGCGAGCGCTGGGCGGACGTTAGCCGGGTCAACGGCAAGGACGTCGACCTGATCGCGGTGGAATGGGGCCAGGCGATCAAGCCGGACCAGCTCGAAGACGCGCTGAAGCACGGCCAGTACGACGCCGTGGCGTGCGTGATGAACGAGACTGCCACCGGCGTGCGCAACCCGGTCGAAGAGTACGCGCGCATCATGGAAAATTACCCGGACACCCTGTTCCTGGTGGACGTGGTCAGCATTTACTGTGGCGCCAAAGTGGACGTGGACGCGTGGGGCATCGACGTCTGCCTGACCAGCACGCAGAAGGCGTTCGCGCTGCCGCCGGGCATGGCCTTTGGCGCGGTGTCACCCGCTGTGCTGGAGCGCGCGAAAGATGTCAAGAATCGTGGTTATTATTTCGACGTGCTGGAGATCGACAAGCACCACCGCAAGAACAACACCCCCGCCACACCGCCCGTCTCGCTGATGTTCGCCGCCGACAAGCAGCTTGACGACATCCTGGCCGAAGGGCTGGAGGCGCGCTTCGCCCGCACCGAGCACATGGCCCAGATGACGCGCGACTGGGCCGCCCGGGCCGGGTTCGAGATGTTCTCCGAAGACGGCTACCACTCGCCAACGGTGTCCAACGTCGCCAACAACCGCGAGATCGACATCGCCGCGCTGAACAAGTTCCTGCGCGCGCGGGGGATGGTGATCTCGAACGGCTACGGCAAGCTCAAGGGTCAGGCGTTCCGCATCGCGCACATGGGCGATACGCAGCCCGCCGACCTGGAAGCGCTTTTCGCCGCGATGGACGACTTCCTCCAACAACAAGGATAG
- a CDS encoding N-acetylmuramoyl-L-alanine amidase, protein MSDNFDLFRTPPDEPEAPKTPPSQPPRAPRPDAPRDARKLSPRTAAWTRRAMQADGFQIRTYDNGELVQPPVTEQREEPASSDEDESGTDEGIETFDDDPEMADEEPEDGEDEDVVVVRRTSRARHRRPSNTPRLIIGTFSSLLTVAVAAVLVSTLFSLWTSPTFFSDEFRAGLNRVQATQRLINIQPTPLPTGVHQIKIGIVAGHSGKPQDPSFNLDPGAVCDDGLTELSVNQAVAGRVLAALQRDGYSVELLGEFDDKLEDYRADVLISIHSNDCMDYGPEATGYIVASASARGTTRGEDERLLNCMIEQYGATTGLPRHFGVTVDMTEYHTFSEVSADTPVAILELGFLRNDRGMLTQQQDLLAQGVANGIRCFLRPDIYTTVTEVTPDVPAQ, encoded by the coding sequence ATGAGCGACAATTTCGACCTGTTTCGCACCCCACCGGACGAGCCGGAGGCCCCTAAAACGCCGCCGTCCCAGCCGCCGCGCGCGCCCAGGCCAGACGCGCCCCGCGACGCGCGCAAGCTGTCGCCGCGCACCGCCGCCTGGACTCGCCGCGCGATGCAGGCCGACGGCTTCCAAATCCGGACGTACGACAACGGCGAATTAGTCCAGCCCCCCGTGACGGAACAGCGCGAGGAACCGGCCTCGTCCGACGAGGACGAGAGCGGCACGGACGAGGGCATCGAGACGTTCGACGACGATCCGGAGATGGCCGACGAAGAACCGGAAGACGGCGAGGACGAAGACGTCGTGGTGGTCCGGCGGACCTCGCGGGCCAGGCACCGCCGCCCGTCCAACACGCCGCGGCTGATCATCGGCACGTTTAGCTCACTGTTGACGGTGGCCGTCGCCGCCGTGCTCGTCTCGACCCTGTTCTCGCTGTGGACCAGCCCCACCTTCTTTTCGGACGAGTTCCGCGCCGGGCTGAACCGGGTCCAGGCCACGCAGCGATTGATCAACATCCAGCCGACGCCGCTGCCGACCGGCGTGCACCAGATCAAGATTGGCATCGTGGCGGGGCACAGCGGCAAGCCCCAGGACCCCAGCTTCAACCTGGACCCCGGCGCGGTCTGTGACGATGGCCTGACCGAGCTGAGCGTCAACCAGGCGGTTGCGGGACGCGTGCTGGCCGCGCTGCAGCGCGACGGCTATTCGGTCGAGCTGCTGGGCGAGTTCGACGACAAACTTGAGGATTACCGCGCGGACGTGCTGATTTCGATCCACAGTAACGACTGCATGGATTATGGCCCCGAAGCGACCGGCTACATCGTGGCGTCGGCGTCCGCGCGCGGCACGACACGCGGCGAGGACGAGCGCCTGCTGAACTGCATGATCGAGCAATACGGCGCGACGACCGGCCTGCCGCGCCATTTCGGCGTCACGGTGGACATGACCGAATACCACACCTTCAGCGAGGTGTCCGCCGATACGCCCGTCGCGATCCTCGAGCTGGGCTTTCTGCGCAACGATCGCGGCATGCTCACGCAGCAGCAGGACCTGCTGGCGCAAGGCGTCGCCAATGGCATCCGCTGCTTCTTGCGGCCCGACATTTATACGACCGTCACCGAAGTGACTCCCGACGTGCCCGCGCAGTAA